Proteins found in one Rhodovulum sp. MB263 genomic segment:
- a CDS encoding DUF6455 family protein, whose product MSGQTKYDEHAHLLEKMAEVLGVDLDEETMAGRWTPEDMQDSVSRCLGCTDPGQCRGWLGTHDAGADATPDYCRNKDLLEAMRARLVSA is encoded by the coding sequence ATGTCGGGCCAAACCAAATACGACGAACACGCGCATCTGCTCGAGAAGATGGCAGAGGTGCTGGGCGTGGATCTCGACGAAGAGACCATGGCTGGCCGCTGGACCCCCGAAGACATGCAGGACAGCGTGTCCCGCTGCCTGGGCTGTACCGATCCCGGGCAATGCAGGGGCTGGCTCGGGACCCATGACGCCGGGGCCGACGCGACGCCGGACTATTGCCGCAACAAGGATCTGCTGGAGGCGATGCGGGCGCGGCTCGTGTCCGCCTGA
- the ssb gene encoding single-stranded DNA-binding protein, which produces MAGSVNKVILIGNLGRDPEVRSFPSGGKVCNLRIATSETWKDRNTGERRERTEWHTVAIYSEPLVRVAEQYLRKGSKIYVEGQLETRKWQDQSGQDRYSTEVALRPYRSELTMLDGRDGGGGGGRGGDYGGGSGGGGYDQGGGRGGDYGGQQPSAGDFDDEIPF; this is translated from the coding sequence ATGGCAGGTTCGGTGAACAAGGTCATTCTGATCGGCAATCTCGGACGGGACCCCGAGGTGCGCAGCTTTCCCTCGGGCGGCAAGGTCTGCAATCTGCGGATCGCCACATCCGAGACCTGGAAGGACCGCAACACCGGCGAGCGGCGGGAACGGACCGAATGGCACACGGTCGCGATCTATTCCGAGCCGCTGGTGCGGGTCGCCGAGCAATATCTGCGCAAGGGCTCGAAGATCTATGTCGAGGGCCAGCTCGAAACCCGCAAATGGCAGGACCAGTCGGGCCAGGACCGCTACAGCACCGAGGTCGCCCTGCGCCCTTACCGGAGCGAGCTGACCATGCTCGATGGCCGTGACGGCGGCGGCGGCGGCGGCCGGGGCGGCGATTATGGCGGCGGCAGCGGTGGCGGCGGTTACGACCAGGGCGGCGGCCGGGGCGGCGATTACGGCGGGCAGCAACCGTCCGCGGGCGATTTCGACGACGAAATTCCGTTCTGA
- the lipA gene encoding lipoyl synthase yields MRDLKNPAERHPEKARRPDTAQPKKPTWIRVRAPGGEGYRDTHRVIREHGLATVCEEAGCPNVGECWSQGHATMMIMGEICTRGCSFCNVATGRPDALDIFEPGRVADAVQKLGLKHVVITSVDRDDLEDGGAEHFAQTIRAVRHRAPETTIEVLTPDFLKCGPGALETVVAARPDVFNHNLETVPGLYPEVRPGARYFHSLRLLQRVKEIDPSMFTKSGIMVGLGEERQAVLQVMDDLRAADVDFLTIGQYLQPTPKHHAVARFVTPEEFAAYEKAAYGKGFLMVSATPLTRSSYHAGEDFARLRVAREARLAQA; encoded by the coding sequence TTGCGCGACCTCAAAAACCCCGCCGAACGCCACCCCGAAAAGGCCCGCCGTCCCGATACGGCCCAGCCCAAGAAACCGACCTGGATCCGCGTGCGCGCGCCCGGCGGCGAGGGCTATCGCGACACCCACCGCGTGATCCGCGAGCATGGGCTGGCGACGGTCTGCGAAGAGGCCGGATGCCCCAATGTGGGCGAGTGCTGGTCGCAGGGCCATGCGACAATGATGATCATGGGCGAGATCTGCACCCGCGGCTGCAGCTTCTGCAACGTGGCAACCGGACGCCCCGATGCGCTTGACATCTTCGAGCCGGGCCGGGTCGCCGATGCGGTCCAGAAACTCGGGCTGAAGCATGTCGTCATCACCTCGGTCGATCGCGACGATCTGGAGGATGGCGGGGCCGAGCATTTCGCCCAGACCATCCGCGCGGTGCGCCATCGTGCGCCCGAAACCACCATCGAGGTGCTGACGCCCGATTTCCTGAAATGCGGGCCCGGCGCGCTCGAGACCGTGGTCGCGGCGCGGCCGGACGTGTTCAACCACAATCTCGAGACGGTGCCGGGGCTTTATCCGGAAGTCCGTCCGGGCGCGCGCTATTTCCATTCGCTCCGGCTGCTGCAGCGGGTGAAGGAGATCGACCCGTCGATGTTCACCAAGTCGGGGATCATGGTCGGGCTTGGCGAGGAGCGTCAGGCCGTGCTTCAGGTGATGGACGATCTGCGCGCAGCCGATGTCGATTTCCTGACCATCGGGCAGTATCTGCAGCCGACGCCCAAGCATCACGCGGTGGCGCGTTTCGTGACGCCCGAGGAATTCGCAGCCTATGAGAAGGCGGCCTATGGCAAGGGCTTCCTGATGGTGTCGGCCACGCCGCTGACTCGTTCCAGTTATCACGCAGGCGAGGATTTCGCCCGCCTGCGCGTCGCCCGCGAGGCACGGCTCGCGCAGGCCTAG
- the rplT gene encoding 50S ribosomal protein L20: protein MSRVKGGTTTHARHKKVIKAAKGYYGRRGNAFRTATQAVDKANQYATRDRKQRKRNFRALWIQRINAAVRAHDETLTYSRFINALAVAGIEVDRKVLADLAVNEPEAFGAIVEKAKAALA from the coding sequence ATGTCCCGAGTCAAAGGCGGCACCACCACCCATGCCCGTCACAAGAAGGTCATCAAGGCTGCGAAAGGCTATTACGGCCGCCGCGGCAATGCCTTCCGCACCGCGACCCAGGCCGTCGACAAGGCCAACCAGTACGCGACCCGCGACCGCAAGCAGCGCAAGCGGAATTTCCGCGCGCTCTGGATCCAGCGGATCAACGCGGCCGTGCGTGCCCATGACGAAACGCTGACCTATTCGCGCTTCATCAACGCTCTGGCCGTTGCCGGGATCGAGGTCGACCGCAAGGTCCTGGCCGATCTCGCCGTGAACGAGCCCGAAGCTTTCGGTGCGATCGTCGAGAAGGCCAAGGCCGCGCTGGCCTGA
- a CDS encoding lytic transglycosylase domain-containing protein, producing MKRQLAAIALAALAVSGAHPEPVLADASVSSKSRLALFRSQTRVLDGRAAQQYSNSVRLQPDRVHTPAQGMLLYSGRYRGEFVDVAREAARKHGVPEDLFLRLVQQESGWNTRAVSHKGAIGLAQLMPETARRLGVDPTDPRQNLEGGARYLRRQFDRFRSWRLALAAYNAGPEAVQRHGGVPPYDETRTYVRRIWGS from the coding sequence GTGAAGCGACAGCTTGCAGCGATCGCGCTGGCCGCGCTGGCGGTGTCGGGTGCGCATCCGGAACCGGTGCTGGCGGATGCATCGGTATCCTCGAAATCCCGCCTCGCGCTGTTCCGGTCGCAGACCCGGGTGCTCGACGGCCGCGCAGCCCAGCAATATTCGAATTCGGTGCGGCTGCAGCCCGACAGGGTGCACACGCCTGCGCAGGGCATGCTGCTCTATTCCGGGCGTTACCGGGGCGAATTCGTCGATGTGGCCCGCGAGGCCGCGCGCAAGCACGGTGTGCCGGAGGATCTGTTCCTGCGGCTGGTGCAGCAGGAGTCGGGCTGGAATACGCGCGCGGTGTCTCACAAGGGGGCGATCGGCCTGGCGCAGCTGATGCCGGAGACCGCACGCAGGCTTGGTGTCGACCCGACCGACCCGCGGCAGAATCTCGAGGGCGGCGCGCGCTATCTGCGGCGGCAATTCGACCGTTTCCGGTCCTGGCGTCTTGCGCTTGCCGCCTATAATGCCGGGCCCGAAGCGGTGCAACGCCATGGCGGCGTCCCGCCTTATGACGAGACCCGGACCTATGTCCGGCGGATCTGGGGCAGCTGA
- the cutA gene encoding divalent-cation tolerance protein CutA — MIHVTTTCPDTDTARAIARAALGQRLAACANILPGVISLFHWQGRIEEEAEVQLSFKTRAAQGPALVALIEELHPYDLPVIHWEELATTPGATAWLDTETG, encoded by the coding sequence ATGATCCATGTCACCACCACATGCCCCGATACCGACACCGCCCGGGCCATCGCGCGCGCGGCGCTCGGGCAGCGGCTTGCGGCCTGTGCCAATATCCTGCCGGGCGTGATCAGCCTGTTCCACTGGCAGGGCCGGATCGAGGAAGAGGCCGAAGTGCAGCTGAGCTTCAAGACCCGTGCGGCCCAGGGGCCGGCACTCGTCGCGCTGATCGAGGAGCTGCATCCGTACGATCTGCCGGTGATCCACTGGGAAGAGCTCGCCACCACGCCCGGTGCCACGGCCTGGCTCGATACCGAGACAGGCTGA
- a CDS encoding LysR substrate-binding domain-containing protein, whose product MSITLRQLSYFIALAEHRHFGRAAETVHVSQPALSVQIRELEAGLGVQLVERQPRGVVLTPAGHNLLRHARRVMQEVSALKDAARWQRGLAGRLSLGLIPTVAPYLLPVALPLIRADNLSLEIGVREARTDLLLADLDEGRLDAVLLALPTGRDDLVEAPLFDDRFLLAGSARQIAALGADLGGLRPDALDPDRLLLLDEGHCLADQALEVCGMKREETRVDLGASSLATLCGLAAEGFGLTFLPEIALRTERAASPSLAVHRFASPEPARQLGLVRRRISREDGWFAALAAILAEAGERLTRTAQDG is encoded by the coding sequence ATGAGCATCACCCTGCGGCAGCTTTCCTATTTTATCGCCCTCGCCGAGCATCGCCATTTCGGCCGTGCCGCCGAGACGGTGCATGTCAGCCAGCCTGCGCTCTCGGTGCAGATCCGCGAGCTCGAGGCCGGGCTTGGCGTGCAACTGGTCGAGCGCCAGCCGCGCGGGGTGGTGCTGACGCCTGCCGGGCACAATCTTCTGCGCCATGCCCGCCGGGTGATGCAGGAGGTGAGCGCGCTGAAGGATGCCGCGCGCTGGCAGCGCGGGCTGGCCGGACGGCTGAGCCTCGGGCTCATTCCGACGGTGGCGCCCTATCTGCTGCCGGTCGCGCTGCCGCTGATCCGGGCCGACAACCTGTCGTTGGAGATCGGGGTGCGCGAGGCGCGGACCGACCTGTTGCTGGCAGATCTCGACGAGGGGCGTCTCGATGCGGTGCTGCTGGCGCTGCCGACCGGGCGGGACGACCTGGTCGAGGCGCCGCTGTTCGATGACCGCTTCCTGCTGGCGGGTTCGGCGCGGCAGATCGCGGCGCTGGGGGCGGATCTCGGCGGGCTGCGGCCCGATGCGCTTGACCCGGACCGGCTGCTCTTGCTGGATGAGGGGCATTGCCTGGCCGATCAGGCGCTCGAGGTCTGCGGCATGAAGCGCGAGGAGACCCGGGTCGATCTGGGGGCCTCGTCGCTGGCGACGCTGTGCGGACTGGCGGCCGAGGGGTTCGGGCTGACCTTCCTGCCCGAGATCGCGCTGCGCACTGAACGGGCGGCAAGTCCTTCGCTCGCGGTCCACCGCTTCGCCTCGCCCGAACCGGCGCGGCAGCTGGGGCTGGTCCGGCGCCGGATCTCGCGCGAGGATGGCTGGTTCGCGGCCCTGGCCGCGATCCTGGCCGAGGCCGGGGAACGTCTGACCCGGACCGCCCAAGACGGCTGA
- a CDS encoding DUF6455 family protein — protein MEDQGRLSKHFWLTQGMARTLGVNLNDALRSGQLGRGEYSELVAACCHCGRAEACMGWMGHQAAGARCPPEWCAVGGPLKALQEPA, from the coding sequence ATGGAAGATCAGGGCAGGCTCTCGAAGCATTTCTGGCTGACCCAGGGCATGGCACGCACCCTCGGGGTCAACCTCAATGACGCCCTCCGCTCCGGGCAGCTGGGTCGGGGAGAATATTCCGAACTCGTCGCCGCCTGCTGTCATTGCGGGCGGGCCGAGGCCTGCATGGGCTGGATGGGCCATCAGGCCGCCGGGGCCAGATGCCCGCCCGAATGGTGTGCGGTCGGCGGGCCGCTGAAGGCGCTGCAGGAACCGGCCTGA